The following are encoded in a window of Amycolatopsis lexingtonensis genomic DNA:
- a CDS encoding SDR family oxidoreductase — translation MIVVTGATGNVGRPLTRALAEAGQQVTAVSRHAAAVPDGVEHVVADLADPAGLGPALAGAKALFLLLSGDLHAVGANPADVVGRAVDAGVGRVVLLSTLGVVTRPFGTTRVAMRELEDVVRESGVDWAILRPGGFASNALWWAESVRTQRVVAAPFGDTGVPIIDPADIAEVAAACLVDDRHTGGVYELTGPEVITPRGQAEAIAAALGSPVRFHELTREEAKAGMTRSMPGELADDTLDILGSPSPAEVRVRPDVERVLGRPPRTFADWAARNVAAFR, via the coding sequence ATGATCGTGGTGACCGGGGCTACCGGGAACGTGGGCCGGCCGCTGACGCGGGCGCTGGCCGAGGCGGGGCAGCAGGTGACGGCGGTGTCGCGGCACGCCGCGGCGGTGCCGGACGGCGTCGAGCACGTGGTGGCGGACCTCGCCGACCCCGCCGGTCTCGGGCCCGCGCTGGCCGGCGCGAAGGCGTTGTTCCTGCTGCTGTCCGGCGACCTGCACGCCGTCGGGGCCAACCCCGCCGACGTCGTCGGCCGCGCCGTCGACGCCGGGGTCGGCCGGGTCGTCCTGCTGTCCACCCTGGGCGTGGTGACCAGGCCGTTCGGCACGACGCGGGTCGCGATGCGCGAGCTGGAGGACGTGGTGCGGGAGTCCGGCGTCGACTGGGCCATCCTGCGGCCCGGCGGCTTCGCGTCCAACGCCTTGTGGTGGGCCGAAAGCGTCCGCACGCAGCGCGTCGTCGCGGCGCCCTTCGGCGACACCGGCGTGCCGATCATCGACCCGGCGGACATCGCCGAGGTCGCCGCGGCCTGCCTGGTGGACGACCGGCACACCGGCGGCGTCTACGAGCTGACCGGGCCGGAGGTGATCACGCCGCGCGGGCAGGCGGAGGCGATCGCCGCCGCGCTGGGCTCGCCGGTGCGGTTCCACGAGCTGACCCGCGAGGAGGCCAAGGCGGGCATGACGCGGAGCATGCCGGGGGAACTCGCCGACGACACGCTGGACATCCTCGGCTCGCCGAGCCCGGCCGAGGTGCGCGTCCGCCCCGACGTCGAGCGGGTCCTCGGCCGGCCGCCGCGTACGTTCGCGGACTGGGCCGCCCGAAACGTCGCCGCGTTCCGCTAA
- a CDS encoding ion transporter: MTGRERAAKVLEDRRFQNFIIAVIVFNAVTLGMETSTSIMAGYGDLLHALDHLALGIFVTELLAKFYAYRGAFFRDNWNVFDLLVVGIAVIPATGPFAVLRSLRVLRVLRLISVVPSMRKVVSGLLAAIPGMASIAALLALIIFVAGVMATKLFGAIDPGDFGDLGTSLFTLFQVMTGEAWPDIAKTIMEQAPLAWIFFVVYILVSSFAVLNLFIAVVVSGMEDELRQDIREEEAKQAETQAAANQEILDELRALRAELAELRQRAA; encoded by the coding sequence TTGACCGGACGCGAGCGGGCGGCGAAGGTCCTCGAAGACCGCCGCTTCCAGAACTTCATCATCGCCGTGATCGTCTTCAACGCGGTCACCCTCGGCATGGAGACGTCGACGTCGATCATGGCCGGCTACGGCGATCTCCTGCACGCGCTCGACCACCTCGCGCTCGGCATCTTCGTCACCGAGCTGCTGGCGAAGTTCTACGCCTACCGCGGCGCCTTCTTCCGCGACAACTGGAACGTCTTCGACCTGCTCGTCGTCGGCATCGCGGTGATCCCGGCGACCGGGCCGTTCGCGGTGCTGCGGTCGCTGCGCGTGCTCCGGGTGCTGCGGCTGATCTCGGTGGTGCCGTCGATGCGGAAGGTCGTCTCCGGGCTGCTCGCCGCGATCCCCGGCATGGCCTCGATCGCCGCCCTGCTCGCGCTGATCATCTTCGTGGCCGGGGTGATGGCGACGAAGCTGTTCGGCGCCATCGACCCGGGCGACTTCGGCGACCTCGGCACGTCGCTGTTCACCCTGTTCCAGGTGATGACCGGCGAAGCCTGGCCGGACATCGCGAAGACGATCATGGAACAGGCACCGCTGGCGTGGATCTTCTTCGTCGTCTACATCCTGGTGTCCAGCTTCGCGGTACTGAACCTCTTCATCGCCGTCGTGGTCAGCGGCATGGAGGACGAACTGCGCCAGGACATCCGCGAGGAAGAGGCGAAGCAGGCCGAAACCCAGGCGGCGGCGAACCAGGAGATCCTCGATGAGCTCCGCGCCCTGCGCGCGGAGCTCGCCGAGCTGCGGCAGCGGGCCGCTTAG
- a CDS encoding MarR family winged helix-turn-helix transcriptional regulator, with the protein MTSTSVQDVSGRLYLAVGRLSRSLRQAGVPGPGHGAISALATLVNSGQLRLGDLAAKEGVAAATMSRIIASLVEAGYVSRESDPVDRRAWLAKATEEGERLVSGVRSTRVQELNRRLDRLSPEHREALTAAIPALEALIADD; encoded by the coding sequence GTGACGAGCACATCGGTCCAGGACGTCTCGGGCAGGTTGTACCTGGCCGTCGGCAGGCTGTCCCGGTCATTGCGGCAGGCCGGCGTGCCGGGCCCGGGCCACGGCGCGATTTCGGCGCTGGCGACGCTGGTGAACTCCGGCCAGCTCCGCCTGGGCGACCTCGCGGCCAAGGAGGGCGTCGCCGCGGCGACGATGTCGCGGATCATCGCGTCCCTGGTCGAGGCCGGGTACGTGAGCCGCGAGTCCGACCCGGTCGACCGCCGGGCGTGGCTGGCGAAGGCGACCGAGGAGGGCGAGCGGCTCGTCTCCGGCGTCCGGTCGACACGGGTGCAGGAGCTGAACCGGCGGCTGGACCGGCTTTCGCCCGAGCACCGCGAAGCCCTGACGGCGGCGATCCCGGCGCTCGAGGCCCTGATCGCGGACGACTGA
- a CDS encoding GntR family transcriptional regulator → MLETTTTGEAAAVAGMRGQREPKYWALKQHLLDLLDVLPPGSPIPTERALAGEFTVSRTTVRQALADLTAEGRLHRVQGKGTFAAEPKLAQRLQLSSYTEDMRKQGLKPSSKLLEVEELPVEGDLAKLLGIRTGAKILRLRRLRLADSQPMALETTHLPLGRFRGLRKHVSQGGSLYAVLREHYGVELERAEETIETSLAGPQEAEMLGADVGMPVLMLTRHSFATDGKPVEFARSVYRGDRYKFVTTLLP, encoded by the coding sequence ATGTTGGAGACCACCACCACGGGCGAGGCGGCCGCCGTCGCCGGGATGCGCGGACAGCGCGAGCCCAAATACTGGGCATTGAAACAGCACCTCCTCGATCTCTTGGACGTCCTCCCGCCGGGGTCGCCGATCCCGACCGAACGCGCGCTCGCCGGGGAGTTCACGGTCTCCCGCACCACCGTGCGCCAGGCGCTGGCGGACCTGACCGCCGAGGGCCGCCTGCACCGGGTGCAGGGAAAAGGCACCTTCGCGGCCGAGCCGAAGCTCGCGCAGCGGCTGCAGTTGTCGTCGTACACCGAGGACATGCGCAAGCAGGGCCTGAAGCCGTCGTCGAAGCTCTTGGAAGTCGAGGAGCTGCCGGTCGAAGGAGATCTGGCGAAGCTGCTCGGAATCCGCACGGGTGCGAAAATTCTTCGCCTTCGACGCCTTCGACTCGCGGACTCCCAGCCGATGGCGCTGGAGACCACGCACCTCCCGCTCGGCCGTTTCCGCGGGCTGCGCAAGCACGTCTCGCAGGGCGGCTCGTTGTACGCCGTTCTGCGCGAGCACTACGGGGTCGAACTCGAGCGTGCCGAAGAGACGATCGAGACTTCGCTCGCCGGACCGCAGGAAGCGGAAATGCTCGGCGCGGACGTCGGCATGCCGGTGCTGATGCTGACCCGGCACTCGTTCGCCACGGACGGCAAGCCGGTCGAATTCGCGCGCTCGGTGTACCGCGGCGACCGCTACAAGTTCGTGACGACGCTGCTGCCGTAG
- the thiO gene encoding glycine oxidase ThiO translates to MTNLAVVGGGVIGLSAAWCAAKAGHDVTVHDPEPARGGASWLAGGMLAPVTEAWPGEEDVLSLGEASLKRWPGFASDLAQEGVDPGLAEHGTLVVAFDSADAGHLDILAGYLHSIGRAAERLTSRETKRLEPGVGSVRSGLHVPGDLAVDNRKLLNALYEACVNHDVRFVRERVESLPDAEAVVLAAGAWTGRLHPQLAGAVRPLKGEILRLKPRRGCLPPPPHTVRAVVEGRPIYLVPRGDQELVLGATQYEAGFDRAVTARGVRELLEGAERVFPAITEYELAETAAGLRAASRDVLPYIGVLDDGVFAATGHHRNGLLMAPVTAAAVLAWLDGAEPPEGVEAASPARLHQKEHV, encoded by the coding sequence ATGACGAACCTGGCAGTGGTGGGCGGCGGCGTGATCGGCCTGTCCGCGGCGTGGTGTGCCGCGAAGGCGGGCCACGACGTCACCGTCCACGATCCCGAGCCCGCTCGCGGCGGTGCGTCCTGGCTGGCCGGGGGCATGCTCGCCCCGGTCACCGAGGCCTGGCCCGGCGAAGAAGACGTGCTCAGCCTCGGCGAAGCTTCGCTGAAACGCTGGCCCGGCTTCGCGAGCGACCTCGCACAGGAAGGCGTCGACCCCGGACTCGCCGAGCACGGGACGCTCGTCGTCGCGTTCGACAGCGCCGACGCCGGGCACCTCGACATCCTCGCCGGCTACCTGCACTCGATCGGCCGCGCGGCCGAACGCCTGACCAGCCGGGAGACCAAGCGGCTCGAACCCGGCGTCGGGTCCGTCCGAAGTGGACTGCACGTGCCCGGCGACCTGGCCGTGGACAACCGGAAACTGCTCAACGCGCTGTACGAGGCCTGCGTCAACCACGACGTCCGGTTCGTGCGCGAGCGCGTCGAAAGCCTGCCGGACGCCGAAGCCGTCGTGCTCGCCGCGGGCGCGTGGACCGGGCGGCTGCACCCGCAGCTGGCCGGGGCCGTCCGGCCGCTCAAGGGCGAGATCCTGCGGCTGAAGCCGCGTCGCGGCTGCCTGCCGCCGCCGCCGCACACCGTGCGGGCCGTCGTCGAGGGCCGGCCGATCTACCTCGTGCCGCGCGGCGACCAGGAGCTCGTCCTCGGCGCCACGCAGTACGAGGCCGGCTTCGACCGGGCGGTCACCGCGCGCGGCGTGCGCGAGCTGCTCGAAGGCGCCGAACGCGTCTTCCCCGCGATCACCGAGTACGAGCTGGCCGAGACCGCGGCCGGCCTGCGGGCCGCGAGCCGGGACGTGCTGCCCTACATCGGTGTCCTGGACGACGGCGTCTTCGCCGCGACCGGGCACCACCGCAACGGCCTGCTGATGGCCCCCGTGACCGCGGCCGCCGTCCTCGCCTGGCTCGACGGGGCGGAGCCACCCGAAGGCGTCGAAGCGGCCTCGCCCGCCCGGCTGCACCAGAAGGAGCACGTGTGA
- a CDS encoding thiazole synthase, giving the protein MDEEPLVIGTTKLTSRLIIGTGGAANLAVLERALVASGTELTTVAMRRADAEGGSGVLELLKRLGIELLPNTAGCRTAAEAVLTAQLAREALETDLIKLEVHADDRTLLPDPFETLDAAERLAADGFTVFAYTNDDPVLALRLEEAGCAAVMPLGAPIGTGLGIRNPHNIELIVSRAGVPVILDAGIGTASDATLAMELGCDAVLLSTAVTRAADPERMASAMRSAVVAGHLARGAGRVPQRFWAKASSPPR; this is encoded by the coding sequence GTGGACGAAGAACCGCTGGTCATCGGCACCACCAAGCTGACGTCCCGGCTGATCATCGGCACCGGCGGCGCGGCGAACCTCGCCGTGCTCGAACGCGCGCTGGTCGCCTCCGGCACGGAGCTGACCACCGTCGCCATGCGCCGCGCCGACGCCGAAGGCGGCTCCGGTGTCCTGGAGCTGCTCAAGCGGCTCGGCATCGAGCTGCTGCCGAACACCGCGGGCTGCCGCACGGCCGCCGAGGCCGTGCTCACCGCGCAACTCGCCCGGGAAGCGCTGGAAACCGACCTGATCAAGCTCGAGGTGCACGCCGACGACCGGACGCTGCTCCCGGATCCGTTCGAGACCCTCGACGCCGCCGAACGGCTGGCCGCCGACGGGTTCACCGTGTTCGCCTACACGAACGACGACCCGGTGCTCGCGCTGCGCCTGGAGGAGGCGGGCTGCGCCGCGGTGATGCCGCTGGGCGCGCCGATCGGCACCGGCCTCGGCATCCGGAATCCGCACAACATCGAACTGATCGTCTCGCGAGCGGGCGTGCCGGTGATCCTGGACGCCGGAATCGGCACGGCGTCCGACGCGACGCTGGCGATGGAGCTCGGCTGCGACGCCGTCCTGCTGTCCACGGCCGTCACCCGGGCGGCCGATCCGGAGCGGATGGCTTCGGCGATGCGTTCGGCCGTCGTGGCCGGTCACCTGGCCCGTGGCGCAGGCCGGGTGCCCCAGCGCTTCTGGGCGAAAGCGTCGAGTCCACCCCGGTGA
- a CDS encoding phosphatidylinositol-specific phospholipase C domain-containing protein encodes MKLFSVAILTAALVLSGTTAANADSPKLSHVTTVGVHNTYDPAAYGYLAQALDAGSSLIELDVWPDFFTHEWKVSHSNPLGNSNNCVAATSASQLYSGGTNKNLEYCLDDIRIWLAAHPGHAPITLKLEMKTGFSDNTGMGPDELDATFRSHLGSVAFRPAELLGGYGTLDDAAKADNWPSVDALRGRVITEIIPGTVEEGNPTDTLKTDVEYARYLVGLKNAGKLGDANIFPTVHGAAGGDPRDKYTADLKPWFVVFDGDANAWVTQTGPWWYDANHYYLVMTDAQNVAPAIDAHNPTVDQANQRVADLAKQHASVVTADWTGLTTVLPQVVARG; translated from the coding sequence ATGAAGCTCTTCTCGGTGGCAATCCTCACGGCGGCGCTCGTGCTCTCCGGGACGACCGCGGCCAACGCGGACAGCCCGAAGCTGTCCCACGTCACGACCGTCGGCGTGCACAACACCTACGACCCGGCGGCCTACGGCTACCTGGCCCAGGCGCTCGACGCCGGCTCGTCGCTGATCGAGCTGGACGTCTGGCCGGACTTCTTCACCCACGAGTGGAAGGTCAGCCACTCGAACCCGCTGGGGAACAGCAACAACTGCGTCGCGGCCACCTCGGCGTCGCAGCTGTACAGCGGCGGCACGAACAAGAACCTCGAGTACTGCCTCGACGACATCCGGATCTGGCTCGCGGCCCACCCCGGGCACGCGCCGATCACGCTCAAGCTCGAAATGAAGACCGGGTTTTCCGACAACACCGGCATGGGCCCGGACGAACTCGACGCCACCTTCCGCTCGCACCTCGGCAGCGTCGCCTTCCGCCCGGCCGAACTGCTCGGCGGCTACGGCACGCTCGACGACGCGGCCAAAGCGGACAACTGGCCGTCGGTGGACGCGTTGCGGGGCCGGGTGATCACCGAGATCATCCCCGGCACGGTCGAAGAGGGGAACCCGACCGACACGCTGAAGACCGACGTCGAGTACGCGCGCTACCTGGTGGGGCTCAAGAACGCCGGCAAGCTCGGCGACGCGAACATCTTCCCGACGGTGCACGGCGCGGCCGGCGGTGACCCGCGCGACAAGTACACCGCCGACCTCAAGCCGTGGTTCGTGGTGTTCGACGGCGACGCGAACGCGTGGGTCACGCAGACCGGGCCGTGGTGGTACGACGCCAACCACTACTACCTCGTGATGACCGACGCGCAGAACGTCGCACCGGCCATCGACGCCCACAACCCGACGGTCGACCAGGCCAACCAGCGCGTCGCCGATTTGGCGAAGCAGCACGCGTCGGTGGTGACCGCGGACTGGACCGGGCTCACGACGGTGCTGCCGCAGGTGGTCGCGCGGGGTTAG
- a CDS encoding winged helix-turn-helix transcriptional regulator: MTGGSQLTPTGPEARYEVFHTDCAARDVVDHVTSRWGIWVLISLRRTDLRFFELRESIQGISEKMLAQSLRALVADGLVWRRVEPTTPPQVTYGLTDFGRDIGEPLTELFDRITRRLAG; this comes from the coding sequence ATGACCGGAGGCTCGCAGCTCACCCCGACCGGTCCCGAGGCTCGCTATGAGGTGTTTCACACTGACTGCGCCGCGCGGGACGTCGTCGACCACGTCACCAGCCGGTGGGGCATCTGGGTGCTGATCTCCTTGCGGCGCACCGATCTCAGGTTCTTCGAGCTGCGGGAGAGCATCCAGGGCATCAGCGAGAAGATGCTCGCGCAGTCCCTGCGCGCGCTGGTGGCGGACGGCCTGGTCTGGCGGCGGGTCGAGCCCACGACGCCACCCCAGGTCACCTACGGGCTGACCGATTTCGGCCGGGACATCGGCGAACCGCTGACGGAGCTGTTCGACCGGATCACGCGCCGGCTCGCGGGCTAG
- the thiD gene encoding bifunctional hydroxymethylpyrimidine kinase/phosphomethylpyrimidine kinase, which translates to MIPTALTIAGSDSGGAAGLQADLRTFLTCGVHGLVAVTAVTVQNTLGVHDRADLPPHIVAGQIEAVAADMGVGAAKTGMLASAEIIHAVAAACDRAEIGRDEKIPFVVDPVAASMHGHPLFDEAGLHALRDELLPRATVLTPNLDEVRLLTGMTVTDREGMHTAAVVLHRMGPRYVLVKSGHLQSDPECVDLLFDGSTFVELPGKRYSTPHTHGAGDTMASALTAGLAKGMSVVEAARYGKWFVSHAVEHAYPMGAKVGPVSAFWRLAPEER; encoded by the coding sequence ATGATTCCTACGGCGTTGACCATCGCGGGGTCGGACTCCGGCGGCGCCGCCGGGCTGCAGGCGGACCTGCGCACGTTCCTGACGTGCGGCGTGCACGGCCTGGTCGCGGTCACCGCCGTCACCGTCCAGAACACGCTCGGCGTGCACGACCGCGCCGACCTGCCGCCGCACATCGTGGCCGGGCAGATCGAGGCGGTCGCGGCGGACATGGGCGTCGGCGCGGCCAAGACGGGCATGCTGGCGTCGGCCGAGATCATCCACGCGGTGGCGGCCGCGTGCGACCGCGCGGAGATCGGGCGCGACGAGAAGATCCCGTTCGTCGTCGACCCGGTCGCGGCGTCGATGCACGGCCACCCGCTGTTCGACGAGGCCGGCCTGCACGCGCTGCGCGACGAACTCCTCCCGCGCGCGACGGTGCTGACCCCGAACCTCGACGAAGTCCGGCTGCTGACCGGGATGACGGTGACCGACCGCGAAGGCATGCACACCGCGGCCGTGGTGCTGCACCGGATGGGCCCGCGGTACGTCCTGGTCAAGAGCGGCCACCTGCAGTCGGACCCGGAGTGCGTGGACCTGCTGTTCGACGGCTCGACGTTCGTGGAGCTGCCGGGCAAGCGCTACTCGACCCCGCACACGCACGGCGCGGGCGACACGATGGCGTCGGCGCTCACCGCCGGGCTCGCGAAGGGCATGTCCGTGGTCGAGGCGGCCCGCTACGGCAAGTGGTTCGTCTCGCACGCGGTCGAGCACGCCTACCCGATGGGCGCGAAGGTCGGCCCGGTGTCGGCGTTCTGGCGGCTGGCGCCCGAGGAACGCTGA
- the thiS gene encoding sulfur carrier protein ThiS, with protein sequence MEIKLNGEWTEFPDGATVADVLDASGGQRPGIAVAVDGVVVRRADWAATPVPKGAGVDVLTAVQGG encoded by the coding sequence ATGGAGATCAAGCTCAACGGCGAGTGGACCGAGTTCCCGGACGGCGCCACGGTCGCCGACGTCCTCGACGCGTCCGGCGGCCAGCGGCCCGGGATCGCCGTGGCGGTCGACGGCGTCGTCGTCCGGCGCGCCGACTGGGCGGCCACCCCCGTGCCCAAGGGCGCGGGCGTCGACGTGCTCACCGCGGTCCAGGGAGGCTGA
- a CDS encoding threonine ammonia-lyase — protein sequence MELVTISDIEAAAKRVDGVAVRTPLLLQTWDPRGTLWLKPESLQPIGAFKVRGAFNAIGSLDDAARERGVIAYSSGNHAQAVAYAAQRYSVPAVIVVPDVAPRIKVEATRAYGAEVIEVPIGEHEAKARELAAERGLTLVPPFDDAAIIAGQGTAGLEIAEDLPDVDVVLVPISGGGLAAGVGTAIKARCPRARVIGVEPALAADAADSLERGELVRWPQADRARTIADGLRSQPSELTFAHLREVVDRMVTVTEDEIREAMRVLARQARLVAEPSGAVTTAAYLFHAEELPAGKTVVLVSGGNADPAMFAEILAG from the coding sequence ATGGAACTGGTGACGATCTCCGACATCGAGGCCGCCGCGAAGCGCGTCGACGGTGTCGCCGTGCGCACGCCCCTGCTGCTCCAGACGTGGGATCCCCGCGGCACCCTGTGGCTCAAACCCGAGAGCCTGCAACCGATCGGCGCGTTCAAGGTGCGCGGCGCGTTCAACGCGATCGGCTCCCTCGACGACGCGGCGCGCGAACGCGGTGTCATCGCGTACTCGAGCGGCAACCACGCGCAGGCGGTCGCGTACGCGGCGCAGCGGTACAGCGTGCCCGCGGTGATCGTCGTGCCGGACGTCGCGCCGCGGATCAAGGTCGAGGCCACCCGCGCGTACGGCGCCGAGGTGATCGAGGTGCCGATCGGCGAGCACGAGGCGAAAGCGCGTGAACTGGCGGCCGAACGCGGCCTGACCCTGGTCCCGCCCTTCGACGACGCGGCCATCATCGCGGGGCAGGGCACCGCGGGCCTGGAGATCGCCGAAGACCTGCCGGACGTCGACGTCGTCCTCGTGCCGATCAGCGGCGGCGGACTGGCGGCCGGCGTCGGCACCGCGATCAAGGCCCGCTGCCCGCGGGCGCGGGTCATCGGTGTCGAGCCGGCACTGGCCGCGGACGCCGCGGACAGCCTCGAGCGCGGCGAGCTGGTCCGCTGGCCGCAGGCCGACCGCGCCCGCACGATCGCCGACGGCCTGCGCTCGCAGCCGTCCGAACTGACCTTCGCGCACCTGCGGGAGGTCGTCGACCGGATGGTCACGGTCACCGAGGACGAGATCCGCGAAGCGATGCGCGTCCTGGCCCGCCAGGCCCGGCTGGTCGCCGAGCCCAGCGGCGCGGTGACGACGGCCGCGTACCTCTTCCACGCCGAGGAACTGCCGGCCGGGAAGACGGTCGTCCTCGTCTCGGGCGGCAACGCCGACCCGGCGATGTTCGCCGAGATCCTCGCGGGCTAA
- a CDS encoding MFS transporter encodes MTATEDTGIRWGTRAARGVLATTILGSGMAMLDGTIVNVALPRIGAELNASVAGLQWILDGYLLALAALILVAGSLGDRYGRRRTYLVGVVWFGVASGLCAAATSTEMLVATRILQGIGGALLTPGSLAILQASFAHDARARAIGAWSGLGGIAAAAGPLLGGFLVQVWSWRLAFLINVPIAIAVVLMARKFVPESRDPEATGHPDFGAAALGAVGLAGVTGALVEAPGRGIGDPIVLVAGLLGIAGLAAFVLVQHRSAEPLVPPSLFRDRTFTLSNALTFVVYAALGGVMMLLVMQLQVSLGYSPTAAGLAGLPLTLVMLLLSGRSGALAQRIGPRTQLVVGPIIVGIGMLLMLRIAPGASYLGAVLPAVVVFGLGLATVVAPVTATVLAAAPDRFAGVASGVNNAIARSGGLLAVAVLPAAAGLTGEAYADPVALTAGWRTALVICAALAIAGGLIALGIHNGVLEPPSTAKPDDECPHLGECYHCGVEGPPTHVRGGGTPVAGS; translated from the coding sequence GTGACTGCCACCGAAGACACCGGGATCCGGTGGGGGACGCGCGCCGCCCGCGGCGTGCTCGCCACCACCATCCTCGGTTCGGGCATGGCGATGCTCGACGGCACCATCGTCAACGTCGCCCTGCCCCGCATCGGCGCCGAGCTGAACGCCTCCGTCGCCGGGCTCCAATGGATCCTCGACGGGTACCTGCTCGCGCTCGCCGCGCTCATCCTCGTCGCCGGCTCGCTCGGCGACCGCTACGGACGGCGCCGCACGTACCTCGTCGGCGTCGTCTGGTTCGGCGTCGCCTCCGGGCTGTGCGCCGCCGCGACGTCCACCGAAATGCTCGTCGCGACGCGCATCCTGCAGGGCATCGGCGGCGCGCTGCTGACACCGGGGTCGCTCGCCATCCTCCAAGCGTCCTTCGCGCACGACGCCCGCGCCCGCGCGATCGGCGCGTGGTCCGGCCTCGGCGGCATCGCGGCCGCCGCCGGGCCGCTGCTCGGCGGGTTCCTCGTGCAGGTCTGGTCGTGGCGGCTGGCGTTCCTGATCAACGTGCCCATCGCCATCGCCGTGGTGCTGATGGCGCGGAAGTTCGTCCCCGAATCCCGTGACCCGGAGGCCACCGGCCACCCGGACTTCGGCGCCGCCGCGCTCGGCGCCGTCGGCCTCGCCGGGGTCACCGGCGCGCTGGTGGAGGCGCCGGGACGCGGCATCGGCGACCCGATCGTGCTGGTCGCGGGCCTGCTCGGGATCGCGGGGCTGGCCGCGTTCGTCCTCGTCCAGCACCGCTCGGCGGAACCGCTCGTGCCGCCGTCGCTGTTCCGCGACCGGACGTTCACGCTCTCGAACGCGCTGACGTTCGTCGTCTACGCGGCGCTCGGCGGGGTGATGATGCTGCTGGTCATGCAGCTGCAGGTGTCGCTCGGCTATTCGCCGACCGCGGCGGGGCTGGCCGGGCTGCCGCTCACGCTCGTCATGCTGCTGCTCTCCGGCCGCTCCGGCGCGCTCGCGCAGCGCATCGGTCCGCGCACGCAGCTGGTCGTCGGCCCGATCATCGTCGGCATCGGGATGCTGCTGATGCTGCGCATCGCGCCCGGCGCGTCCTACCTCGGCGCGGTGCTGCCGGCGGTCGTGGTGTTCGGGCTGGGCCTGGCGACGGTCGTCGCCCCGGTGACCGCGACGGTGCTCGCCGCGGCTCCGGACCGCTTCGCCGGCGTCGCCTCCGGCGTCAACAACGCGATCGCGCGCTCGGGTGGCCTGCTGGCGGTGGCGGTGCTGCCCGCGGCGGCCGGGCTGACCGGCGAGGCGTACGCGGACCCGGTGGCGCTCACCGCGGGCTGGCGGACGGCGCTGGTCATCTGCGCCGCGCTGGCCATCGCGGGCGGGCTGATCGCGCTGGGCATCCACAACGGCGTCCTCGAACCGCCGTCGACGGCCAAGCCCGACGACGAGTGCCCCCACCTGGGCGAGTGCTATCACTGCGGCGTCGAGGGCCCGCCGACGCACGTCCGCGGCGGCGGGACCCCGGTCGCCGGCTCCTAG
- the thiE gene encoding thiamine phosphate synthase codes for MPALSGDKIRARLDAARLYLCTDARTSRGDLASFADAALAGGVDVIQLRDKTGALEAAGEIAALEVLAEACARHGALLSVNDRADVALAVGADVLHLGQDDIPVPLARRILGDDVVIGRSTHSVDQALAAASEPGVDYFCTGPCWPTPTKPGRHAPGLDLVRSVASAAPDRPWFAIGGIDGDRLPAVLEAGASRIVVVRAITEAEDPEAAARALRSRLA; via the coding sequence ATGCCCGCCCTCTCCGGTGACAAGATCCGCGCGCGCCTCGACGCCGCGCGCCTGTACCTGTGCACGGACGCACGCACTTCCCGCGGCGACCTCGCTTCGTTCGCCGACGCGGCCCTGGCCGGCGGCGTCGACGTGATCCAGCTGCGCGACAAGACCGGCGCACTGGAGGCCGCCGGCGAGATCGCGGCGCTGGAGGTGCTGGCCGAGGCGTGCGCCCGCCACGGCGCCCTGCTGTCGGTGAACGACCGGGCGGACGTAGCGCTGGCGGTCGGCGCGGACGTGCTCCACCTCGGCCAGGACGACATCCCGGTCCCGCTGGCCCGCCGCATCCTCGGCGACGACGTCGTCATCGGCCGCTCGACGCACTCGGTCGACCAGGCCCTCGCCGCGGCTTCGGAGCCGGGCGTGGACTACTTCTGCACCGGCCCGTGCTGGCCGACGCCGACGAAGCCGGGCCGCCACGCCCCGGGCCTGGACCTGGTGCGCTCGGTCGCTTCGGCGGCCCCCGACCGCCCGTGGTTCGCGATCGGCGGCATCGACGGCGACCGCCTGCCCGCGGTGCTGGAGGCCGGCGCGTCCCGGATCGTCGTCGTCCGCGCGATCACCGAGGCCGAGGACCCCGAGGCCGCCGCCCGCGCCCTCCGCTCCCGCCTCGCCTGA